Below is a genomic region from Gemmatimonadota bacterium.
GAAGAGCATTCGACACGGGGGCGGGCAAACGCGCTTCGAGCGGCGATTTCGGGACGGTGGGAAGGCGGACTTACGGATCATCGCATCAACGATGTGCTCGCGCTTTGTCTGGAATGTAAGGCATGCAAAGCCGAGTGTCCGTCCAATGTGGATATGGCGAAAATCAAGTATGAATTTAAGGCGCATTATTACGCCAAACACGGACGCCCCTTGCGGTCTATCTTATTTGGCAATGTGGAATTAATGGGCAAACTCGGATGCCTCATCGCACCTCTTGCCAATCGTTTGTCCAGTATGGGTATTTCAAAGTGGATGATGAAGCGTCTTGGGATCGCGCCTGCACGGTCACTGCCGCCATTTGCGCGTCAGACATTTACACACTGGTTCGCCAGTCGCAACGCGCCTCCAAAAAATAAACGCGTCGTGTTTTTTGCCGATACGTATATGACCTACAATTATCCCGAAATTGGCAAGGCAGCCACAGCCTTGTTTGAAGCAGCGGGTTATGAGGTAATTTTGGCCGTAAAGCGATGCTGTGGTCGTCCGATGCTTTCGAGTGGCTATATCGATCGCGTAAAAGAAAACGCCCTGTTTAATATTGAAAATCTCTATCAATATACCTTACAGGGATATCCCATTGTGGGATTTGAACCGTCGTGTGTTTCGATGTTCACGGATGAATACGGCGATTTAATTGACGATCCGCGCGTGCGTGCCGTAGCCGACAATATTTATACTTTTGAAGCGTTTGTGCAGACATTTTCCGAACAGGGCGAATTTTCCGTGCCATTTACCGATCTTAAAAAAGATATCTTGCTCCACGGCCACTGTCATCAGAAGGCTCTTTGGGGGATAGGACCGTCTGAGGCTGCGTTGGGAATGCCCGAGGGCTTTTCCGTGACGCCCATTCAGTCGGGTTGTTGCGGCATGGCGGGTTCTTTTGGATACGAAGCCGAGCACTACGACGTGTCGCTCAAAGTGGGTGAGTCGCGGCTGCTTCAGGTGGTTCGCGACGCAGACGACACAACTGAAATTGCCGCAGCAGGGTTGTCGTGCAGGCAGCAGATCGCACACGCCACAGGGCGCACTGCCCGTCATCCTGCTGAGGTATTAGCAGATGCCCTGGACAAGGAAAATACGTAATACACAGGAGAAAATAGTGGACTTAAAAGAATTTATTCGCGAGGTGCCAGACTTTCCCAAAGCGGGTATCTTGTTCAAAGATATTACGACTCTGATTGGTGATGCAGATGCGCTTCGCGCGACGATAGAACAACTTGCACACCCCTATCGCAATGGGGCTGTTGATCTCGTTGTGGGGATTGAGTCGCGTGGATTTATTTTTGGGACAGCACTCGCGCGTGAACTCGGTGTGGGATTTGTGCCGATCCGCAAACCCGGCAAGCTGCCAGCAGACGCGATTTCTGCGGAATATGAATTGGAATACGGAACAGATAGGATTGAGATTCACACAGACGCAATCGCCAAAGGCCAAAAGGTCGCTATTGTGGATGATTTACTCGCAACCGGTGGCACAATGGCTGCTGCGTGTCAGCTTGTATCTGAACTCAAAGGAAAAATCGTCGGTATCTCTTTTGTTATTGAATTGGACTATTTAAACGGACGCGAAAAGCTCGGGAATTGGCCCATTCACACGCTGATTCACTATTGACAGTATCAATAAGGTGCCCCTGTAGCTCAGAGGATAGAGTAGCGGATTCCTAATCCGTTGGGCGCAGGTTCGAGTCCTGCCAGGGGCACCAATTGTATCGTCTCGCTGGTCAAGGTGGTGTACATATCCCTTGACATTTCTTTAGACAGCGGCATGCAGCGCCCTTATTAACGCTGGACCAAAGCCTTAGACGGGCCGCAGACGAACTCAATATCAACCTCGTTAATTTGGAGGGGTAAGATGGACGTATATACGTATTCAGAAGCCAGGCAAAAACTCTCCAGTGTGCTGGACAAAGCTGAGTCGTCAGGTAAGGTTCTTATACGCAGACAAGACGGCAGGATTTATGCCCTGGTGCCGGAGCGTCCCACCGGGTCACCGCTGGATGTTCCTTCAATCAAGGCAGACATCTCTACACAGGAAATCGTCACACTTGTCAGGCAAGAGAGAGGTAGAATAAGAGGGTGGCGTCAACGCACCCAATAACGCACGTCTCACGCGCATTGCGGGCTTAACTTTTGAAGGAGCAAAATATGTGGGTGACAGATGGAGACAGGACACCAGGTTGTGCGATCAGCAAATGAAATCTGGTGGCGGGCTAACGATCCCGATCGGGTAGTTGAACAAGACGAAATGAAGATTGCGGAACGTGAGGACACAGAGGCCGCGGTGTTGAGGTTTCATGACATTTGTTGGGCGTTGAGAGGCAAGGGCGAGTTGGTGGGCTATGAGGGCAAAATGAATCCCGTTGTGGCTGTGACGATTGCCAGGGACATCAAGGCAGCCTTGTCGAGTTGGGCTTGTAGCTTGCGGGGAATCTTTACCGAGAACGTTACCAGGTCGCTTGTCTTTGGGCGACCAATAGGCCGTTTAGATTTTGACATGTTTTCTCCAGCGTTGAGCGTGGGAATATAGGTGTTACTGATATTAGGATGTTATTTCCCGTGTTGATGCTCGCAAGCACATTTAGCTGGATATGATTTTTCTTTCTTTAAAAAAAAATAAAATAGCCACTAAATGGGTCAAATCTACTCCAATCATTTTTCAAAAGCATCCTGATTGATATATCCCCACCTATCACCAATCTTCACAGGAGCTAAACCTTCTGAAAAAGACCCAGCAGAGTCAAATTGCGGCTGGATAACATATTGCTCTTCCTTATTGACATACCCCCACTTGTCACCAATCTTCACAGGAGCTAAACCTTCTGAAAAAGGCCAAGCAGAGTCAAATTGCGGCTGGAAAACATATTGCCCTTCCTTATTGACATACCCCCACTTGTCACCAATTTTCACACGAGCTAAACCTTCTGAAAAAGAAAAGCAGGCATCGTCAAATTGCGGCTGGAAAACATATTGCCCTTCCTTATTGATATACCCATACTTGTCACCAATTTTCACATAAGCTAAACCTTCTGAAAAATACCAGATTTCGTCAAGTTGTGGAATGATAACATATTGTCCTTCCTTATTGATATACCCCCACTTGTCACCAATTTTCACACCAGCTAAACCTTCTGAAAAAGAATAAGCACGGTCAAATTGTGGAATGATAACATATTGTCCTTCCTTATTGACATACCCCCACTTGTCACCAATTTTCACACCAGCTAAACCTTCTGAAAAAGAATAAGCACGGTCAAATTGTGGAATGATAACATATTGTCCTTCCTTATTGACATACCCCCACTTGTCACCAATTTTCACACCAGCTAAACCTTCTGAAAAAGAATAAGCACGGTCAAATTGTGGAATGATAACATATTCTATCTCGCCCTGTTCCGCATCGGAGCTTGAAAATAGCAATGTTGAGCAAATCAGGATGTATAATAGCTTGTTCATTATACTCAACCCCTTTCTTTCAGGCTTAATAACAGACATGACTTGCGACCTCATTTGGACCTCACCAGGTTCTTTCCACGATGATGCGTGCTTTCGACCCGGCTCCTCCATGGTGACGCCATACCTGGGTTTCTGTGTTCTCTCCGGTAACACGGATCTCACCCGTGTTTTCGTCTCGGTAGCTACAGTCTCCCTTGTATCCCGTGCCGTTGAGCGCTGTCAATTCCACTGCATAGCTTTCTCCTGCCCACACATTCAGCGTGTAGCAGTCCCAGTCGTTGTCAATTTCTCCGGAAAATATGCTCCTGCCATCGACCTCGACCTTGATCCTATCGCCATCTTCGCACTCGTGGTCACGCACGCAAACCTTCAGGGTTCCCGTCGAGCCTCTGATTTTCATTGAAAAGTCCTGGATGGCCTGCTCACTCACAATGCCCTGATCAGTGGTGCCCAGGCCGCCGTAGGCATAAATCCTACCGTAGCCACTGTTCACCACCCACATGGTCGTTCCATCCGACCAGCTCCCTGTGGGGTTTCTGTTTCCTGCGGCTTTCAACGTATTGAAGTCCCTGTCCGGGATGTGGGTCATGTCTTTTGGCAATGCCAGACCTCTCAACACAAACAGTACCAATACCAGGGACAAGACGGACGTGGTGATTTTTTGCATGACTCTCTCCTTTGGTTGGGTGGACTGGCGCGACAATAGCGGGTTTGTTTAGCCTTTATGAAAGGCATTCACAAAGATTAAAAAATCATCGAATTCAATAGCACCATCCCCATCCAAATCGTAGCGGGCATCATAGCCAGGATCGCCTTGTCGAGAGCCGAAAGTTACGACAAATAGCAGAAAGTCGGCAAAGTCCACTACCCCGTTGCCATCAAAATCAGGTGAGGGCGGTTGCGGTGGTTGTGGTGGTTGTGGTGGTGGTTGTGGTGGTGGTTGTGGTGGTGGTTGTGGTGGTGGCGTTCCCCCCGTTAATGGTGGCGCATCTTCTGAGATATTGCACAGCACCACAACCCCATCTTCCATCCCTAACGCGAGCCGTTGCCCGTGGGGTGAAAAGGCGACAGAATAGACAGCGCCCTCTGGCAATCCTCCAGGCAGGGCAATGCTGTCTCGTGTTGCCACATCCCACACTTTTATTTTTGTGTCGTTGCGGAATCCGGCCCCGCCAGTAGCGAGTTTTGAACCATCGCGCGAGACCGCGACACTACGGATAAACATTTCTGCTATTTCCCAAACAGATACCTGGCGGCTTTCTAACAACTCCTAAGGGACCTACCAAAACGGATCAACTCCATATATATCATAGAGATTGCCGTCGAATCTAAACCTACAAATTAGATCGAGACGGCGACTTTCAAACGGCACATCGTAGATGGTTATGGTATTTTCGTCATTGCGCTCCCACTTCAATCCCGCCATAGATTTCACGCGATTCTCAACTTCACCTATTGCCATCTCCATTTTTAATCCAAAGGGATATTTTTCTGGTGGTAAAATCACAGGTGTCTCCTTATTTGCTGGACCATATCTGCTCTGTATGTTGTGTCAGAGAGGACCACTGGCTGACTACCAATCCGACAGAGCCTTTTCTCGTTTTTGCTGAGAAATATCACGGCTGGTCCTGCTTTGCAAATATAATTTTAACAATGCAATATCCGTGCCAACGTAATTTGCCACAAGATATTTTTATTCATAAAGTATTATTTATATTTAAGTAATTAAAAAATAAAATATAAGAATCAGTCTGAAATTTTATATTCTTAATCACTATATATCGCGATATTTGACCATATATAGTGATTGCCGATATTAAGAATATATGAAACACAATTTAAGAGCCTTTGATTCCCATTTTTCTCATTTTGCAATTATATGTTATATTTTTTATTTTATAGTTATTTGAGGATACAAAAGGCGAAATCCATACGTTATTTTACCTGACCATACCGGGAAGTCACGATGAGTCGATTGTAAATCTAAAGGATCAATTTGAGAAGATCTAAGGAGCCAGAAAATGGAACGGGAATTTCAGGAGCGTGTCGTAAAGATAGAGCCTCCAAAGCATCACTTCGTATTTCTGATTGCACCTGACGGTTCTATGCTCGGCCTTGATGAAAGTAGCGAACTCGCCTTGCACGACGAAGCCGACGATCGTGTGATCTGGGATCGCACACCAGAAGGCATAAAGCACGTGGCAACCGGTAAAGATGTATCCAGCAATATCGATGAGGATGTCTGCACATTGTCTATCGGTTCAGACGATATGACCTTCACCACCTATCACGGCCCTGAAAAATTGCCGTCTGAATATCTCGAACACTTAAAGCGCGAAGGGTGGGTCTGTCTGACCTGTATTCTGCCACCAGACATTTTAGAAGATATGGAACGCGTCGCCGGTACAGATCGTTACGAACACCTGGAAATGAACACCGACATACCCAGGATATGTCAGAGTGTCTCTGTTGCCAGAGCAACCATTGAGCCCATCTCCATTTGGTTGGCCAGGCAGTATATGGGAGCCCGCGATTTACACCTCTCGCATCCACCCGGTTTTAGAATCGAGTACCCGGATGATGGCAAAAGAAAATTGGGCGGTTGGCACTCTGATTTTCCCTATTCGGCGTCAACCGGTGGCAATGAGCCTCCCGACAGAAAGGGACCCATTAAGGCCATGCAACGCAATGTCTGTGTGTCTGACTTTACCAGGATTCGCGGTGCAACAGCATTTAAACTGGGCTCACATCTATCAGATACGCCACCACCACCAGAGTGGAACGACACACAAGCGAGTCGCTTTCCCTATCACGGCCCTGAAGCCGATGTGATAGAAGCGCCCAGTGGTAGCGTTATCCTCTACGATGCCAGGATGTGGCATCGAGCAGGCATCAACCGCAGCCAGCAGAAAAGAGCTGCAATGCTACAATCGTTTCAAGCACCAGATGTTCTGCCCAAAAACGACACCACAGCCACGTATGAACGCCTCGTGGAGAGTCCCATTTTCAATGAACTAAATGATAGAGAACAGAAGGATATAACAGCGCTGCTGACCAACAAGCCAACAATCGGTTGATATACAGGAGTTGTAATGGCCAACCAAAAACTACTGAATTTCATATTTTTTCAGCCCGACGAAATGCGAGCCGAAAGTTTGGGCTGTTACGGTCATCCATTGATCAAAACCCCAAATTACGATCGCCTCGCAGCAGAAGGCATTCGCTTTGATCAATGCCATGTGCAAAATGCCCAGTGTACGCCTTCCAGAGTTTCGATGATGACGGGGCTTTATCCTCACTGTGCCGGACATCGCTCCATGTGGCATCTGATCAGACCTCACGAACCCCATCTTTTTAAATATCTCCATGAAGCTGGCTACGATATTCACTGGTTTGGCAAAAACGATATGCTCGCGCCCGGAAGTTTGTCCTGCATCAAAGAATATTATGAACACAAAGACGACAAAAGAAAGAACCGCTGGCAAAGTGGCGACAAAGAATTCTATAGCTTTGACTATCTCCCCCTCGACTGCGAAAGAGAAGAGGTTGCCGACTATGTGAAAGTCAAATCGGGAATCGATTTTTTGCGCAATCGCAATGACGATGACAATCCCTTCTTTTTATTTTTGCCACTTCTCCAACCCCATCCAAGTTATACCACCCACCCTGATTTTTACGACATGTATGATCCCAAAGATATACCGGATTTGCGACCTCCAGACCTGGACAAAAAGCCAGATTTCTACACGCTCATCAGGAAATACCGTCGCCTTGATGAATTGTCAGATGCTTTCTTTCGAAAGTTGAATGCCGCTTATCTCGGCATGATCAGTTTTACCGACTGGCTTCTCGGAGAGCTGATGGCTGTTATGGAGGAGAAGGGCCTTTTTGAAAATACGGTTCTCATTGTTTCATCTGATCACGGTGACTGGGCAGGCGACTATGGCCTCGTTGAAAAATGGCCCAGTGATTACAGCGATACACTGACGCACGTACCGCTATTGGTCAAAGCACCCGGTAACAAAGCAGGTCATGTGGTTGAAGGCCCCGTTGAAATGTTTGACATCATGCCATCCGTTCTGGAACTGGCCGGTCTTTCGACCACACACACGCATTTCGCCAGATCCTTTGTGCCTCAACTCCACGGAGAAGCAGAAGACAAAAACAGATTGGTATTCGCAGAAGGGGGCTATGAGCCCCAAGAACCGCATGTGTTTGAAGGACGATGGAACTTGTGGAATAAAAATCCCGAGCAGGATAGCATCTATTTGCCCAAAGGCAAATTGCAACAAGAAATACCCGAAAGTGTCTGCCGCACGACCATGATCAGGAGTTTGAATCACAAACTTATTCGACGCACAGCCGGTCAGGACGAATTATACGATCTGGAGAATGATCCACGAGAGTTAGAAAATTTGATTGATGATCCTGGTATGCAAGAGACAAAATCAGACCTGGAAAGAGCCATGCTCGATTGGTTTATGAAAACCTCTGATACGGTTCCTGTGGGCGGAGATCCAAGAGGCTTTCCGCTTGAAAAATAGGAGAATGAAATGTCGAAGGACCGACCCAACCTGGTTGTCATTTACTGCGATGATTTAGGATACGGCGACTGATGGCTGACCTTCAATCGTGGGCAGAAGAAATGGATGTGGAAGAATGATGGAATCAAATTTTCGTGGTAAGATAGGCATCTCCTACAAGGATTCAGAGCCAGATTGGCTTTCCCCTCCATCGTCAGACGGCACTCCAAACGTCCTTGTGATTCTTCTGGATGATACCGGATTCGGCAATCTGGGTTGCTATGGTTCGACAATCGAAACACCAAACATGGACGCCCTCGCAGCAAACGGGTTGCGGTACAACAATTTTCATGTCACGCCCCTGTGTTCCCCGACCCGAGCCTCTCTGTTAACCGGCCGTAACCACCATGCCGTTGGTATGTCGACGATTGTCGATGGCGGTGATGCTGGGTTTCCCAACCGTCGAAGTCGCGTGAGCCGACACGCAGCTACCCTGGCAGAGATGCTGAGCGAAGAAGGCTTCGCCACCTTTGCCCTGGGCAAATGGCACCTTAACCCCAGCACACAGAACTCGGCTGGTGGATCTCACGCCGAATGGCCATTGCAACGCGGGTTCGATCGCTTCTACGGCTTCCTGCCGGGTGCTACCGACCAGTTCTATCCAGAACTGACCTATGACAATCATCCAGTGTCGCCTTCAAAAACACCAGAAGAGGGCTATCACCTCACAGAAGACCTGGTAGATCACGCCATCGAGTTTGTCAATGACCTCAAGGCCATGCGTCCAGAAACACCGTTCTTCATGTATTTTGCGCCAGGGGCTATGCATAACCCACATCAAGCGCCGAAAGAATACATCGAAAAATACCGCGGTCGTTTTGACGAGGGATGGGACGTCATCCGCGAGCGCTATTTCCAAAAGCAAACCGAACTTGGGATTATTCCCGACGGCACTCGCCTGCCACCCAGGAATCCCGGAGTACAACCGTGGGAAACACTGAGCCAGAATGAGAAAAATTTCGTGTGCCGGCTGCAGGAAACATGGGCAGGTTTCCTCGAACATACAGATGCACAGATCGGACGCTTGATCGAACATCTGCGCGCCATCGACCAGTTGGACAACACACTCCTGATCCTCACCGCCGACAACGGCACCAGCCAAAACGGTGGTCCTTATGGTGTTATGAACATCGGACCCAGCCCCCTGCGCAATGCCACAAACGATGGGCAGACTATAGGCGGGAAAACCGGTCGCGCTTTACCAGAAGAAGACTTTGATGCCATACAGGAAAAGCTGGATGATATCGGAAGCCCACACAGCTACACCGATATCCCCTGGGGTTGGGCTCAGGTCGGCAACACACCCTTGCCCTGGTATAAACAGGATACACACGCAGGGGGTGTACGGGTGCCGATGATTATTCATTATCCACTATCCATAAAAGATGCTGGCGGTGTAAGGGGGCAGTTCCACTTCGTTTCAGATCTCACACCGACAATACTTGAAGTACTCAATTTACAACCTCGGTCGTGCTACCGTGGATACGATCAGATGCCTATTACGGGAACGAGCATGGCCTACACTTTTGACGACAGAGATTGCCCTACGCAAAAACCTGTTCAGTATTTTGAAATGATGGGCAACCGTGCGCTCTGGCTCGACGGCTGGATGGCCGTTACCAGACACGACCCAGACGACGATTATAATGATGACGAATGGGAATTATATTATCTTGATGAAGATTTTTCGCAATCCAATAACCTCGCAAAGGCCGAGCCAGACCAACTGAAAAAGCTGATTGAAAGATGGTGGGTAGAAGCCGGACGCTATGGCGTCTTGCCTCTGCGCTCTGGGCTGCCACCGCGCCCCACCACTGCGGAACCCGATTCGCTGACGTATCATTTTGTTCCGCCAATGGCTCGCATTGCATCAAAACAATCGCCCGCCCTGGAACAGGGGAACTGGTCATTAACTGCCGAAGTTGAGATCCTGCCAGAAACCGAAGGCGTCATCTATGCCCAGGGAAAATCCCTCGATGGATTTTCTTTATTTATACAGAATGGCACCCTGTGCTTTGTGTATAACGCGCTGGGTCAAACAATCTCAGGTCGTTCCACAACGACGCTTCCCAATGGTCGTATTACCGTGGGCGCTGCGTTCGAAACAGCCGACGATGGCACGGGAACCATCACGCTCACGGGAGATGGCGAGACAATCGGTTCGATCCAAATTCCAGACGCCACACGCAGGTCAAAGATGCGCGGTGTAGAAGTCGGTCGCAACCGACATTCACCCATCGCGAGCGTTTATCGTACACCTTTTGAATTCACTGGCGTTATCCATTTTGTAGATATATACGTAGAACTCAGGTGAGGAACTAATCAGAGAATGATATATGGAACATGACAGGCATTTCAATGGGATCATCGGTCGGACCTTTGAAGACTCGACTGCATCATGGATCACGAAACCGACTGAGTTAAAACAGTCGCCCAACATCGTGATGATTGTGTTAGACGATGTCGGGTATTCACAATTGGGCTGTTATGGCTCTGACATTGAGACACCTGCGCTGGACAGTTTAGCAGAAGATGGCTTGCGATATGCGAATTTCCATGTAACCCCACTGTGTTCCCCTACCCGCACTTGCTTGTTGACGGGTCGAAACCATCATAGTGTCGGTATGGGCCGCGTGACTGAGATGAACAACGGCTTTCCCAATACACGCGGGTTTATTTCCAAAGAAGCCGCCAATCTGGCTGAACTATTGCGACCCCATGGCTATCAGACCCTCGCCGCAGGCAAATGGCACTTGAATGCCATCGATGACACGAGTCCGGCAGGGTCCTATGATCACTGGCCTTTACAACGTGGCTTTGACCGCTTCTATGGTTTCCTGGCTGGCGAGACCAACCAGTGGCATCCCGAACTCGTCATGGGCAACGAGCGCATAGAACAGCCACCCGTCGAAGACTATCACCTATCTGAGGATATCGTCGACCAATCTTGCAAATGGCTTCGGCAGTTGGTTTCGGCAGACCCCGACAAACCCTTCTTTCTATACCTGGCATTTGCGGCTGGTCATTCACCCCACCACGTGCCACGAGAATTTGCAGACAAATACAAAGGTCGGTTTGACGATGGCTGGGATGTTGCGCGTGACAAAACCCTAACTCGCCAGAAAGCATCCGGTCTATTGCCTGATGATCAACGTCTCACCTCGCGGAATGCAGGTGTGCAGGTCTGGGATGAACTCAGCGCAGATGAGCAACGCCTTGCATCCAGGTTCGAGGAAATCTTCGCTGGCTTCATGGAACACACCGATGTTCAAATCGCCCGTTTGCTTGCCCAGTTGGATGCACTCGGTAAACGCCACGACACCATTGTGATCGCCCTTTCTGACAATGGCGCAGCATCTCTGGGTGGTCCTCACGGTAGCTACCATCATCTGCGTTCCCGCATAGGAGATCCACCCACAGTTGAGGAAAATCTCGCCCACATTGATGACCTCGGCGGTCCTCTAAGCTATCCCATTTATCCTTCCGGCTGGGCGATGGCGGGCAACACGCCGTTCAAACGCTATAAAGGAAATACCTATGCAGGCGGTGTCCGCGCACCGTTGCTCATCCGTTGGCCAGCGGGGATCCAGGCCAAAGGCGAAACGCGGCGACAGTTTTATCATGTGGTGGATATAACCCCGACCCTGTTAGACCTTCTGGGGCTGGATCTGCCCAATCAGGTGAACGGCGTAGAACAAATCCCTTTGCATGGTACGTCGATGGCTCACACACTGAATGACAATACTGCGGATACCCAAAAAAAAATCCAGTATTTCG
It encodes:
- a CDS encoding adenine phosphoribosyltransferase — its product is MDLKEFIREVPDFPKAGILFKDITTLIGDADALRATIEQLAHPYRNGAVDLVVGIESRGFIFGTALARELGVGFVPIRKPGKLPADAISAEYELEYGTDRIEIHTDAIAKGQKVAIVDDLLATGGTMAAACQLVSELKGKIVGISFVIELDYLNGREKLGNWPIHTLIHY
- a CDS encoding type II toxin-antitoxin system Phd/YefM family antitoxin, which gives rise to MDVYTYSEARQKLSSVLDKAESSGKVLIRRQDGRIYALVPERPTGSPLDVPSIKADISTQEIVTLVRQERGRIRGWRQRTQ
- a CDS encoding WG repeat-containing protein, translating into MNKLLYILICSTLLFSSSDAEQGEIEYVIIPQFDRAYSFSEGLAGVKIGDKWGYVNKEGQYVIIPQFDRAYSFSEGLAGVKIGDKWGYVNKEGQYVIIPQFDRAYSFSEGLAGVKIGDKWGYINKEGQYVIIPQLDEIWYFSEGLAYVKIGDKYGYINKEGQYVFQPQFDDACFSFSEGLARVKIGDKWGYVNKEGQYVFQPQFDSAWPFSEGLAPVKIGDKWGYVNKEEQYVIQPQFDSAGSFSEGLAPVKIGDRWGYINQDAFEK
- a CDS encoding phytanoyl-CoA dioxygenase family protein codes for the protein MEREFQERVVKIEPPKHHFVFLIAPDGSMLGLDESSELALHDEADDRVIWDRTPEGIKHVATGKDVSSNIDEDVCTLSIGSDDMTFTTYHGPEKLPSEYLEHLKREGWVCLTCILPPDILEDMERVAGTDRYEHLEMNTDIPRICQSVSVARATIEPISIWLARQYMGARDLHLSHPPGFRIEYPDDGKRKLGGWHSDFPYSASTGGNEPPDRKGPIKAMQRNVCVSDFTRIRGATAFKLGSHLSDTPPPPEWNDTQASRFPYHGPEADVIEAPSGSVILYDARMWHRAGINRSQQKRAAMLQSFQAPDVLPKNDTTATYERLVESPIFNELNDREQKDITALLTNKPTIG
- a CDS encoding sulfatase-like hydrolase/transferase, whose product is MANQKLLNFIFFQPDEMRAESLGCYGHPLIKTPNYDRLAAEGIRFDQCHVQNAQCTPSRVSMMTGLYPHCAGHRSMWHLIRPHEPHLFKYLHEAGYDIHWFGKNDMLAPGSLSCIKEYYEHKDDKRKNRWQSGDKEFYSFDYLPLDCEREEVADYVKVKSGIDFLRNRNDDDNPFFLFLPLLQPHPSYTTHPDFYDMYDPKDIPDLRPPDLDKKPDFYTLIRKYRRLDELSDAFFRKLNAAYLGMISFTDWLLGELMAVMEEKGLFENTVLIVSSDHGDWAGDYGLVEKWPSDYSDTLTHVPLLVKAPGNKAGHVVEGPVEMFDIMPSVLELAGLSTTHTHFARSFVPQLHGEAEDKNRLVFAEGGYEPQEPHVFEGRWNLWNKNPEQDSIYLPKGKLQQEIPESVCRTTMIRSLNHKLIRRTAGQDELYDLENDPRELENLIDDPGMQETKSDLERAMLDWFMKTSDTVPVGGDPRGFPLEK
- a CDS encoding arylsulfatase translates to MMESNFRGKIGISYKDSEPDWLSPPSSDGTPNVLVILLDDTGFGNLGCYGSTIETPNMDALAANGLRYNNFHVTPLCSPTRASLLTGRNHHAVGMSTIVDGGDAGFPNRRSRVSRHAATLAEMLSEEGFATFALGKWHLNPSTQNSAGGSHAEWPLQRGFDRFYGFLPGATDQFYPELTYDNHPVSPSKTPEEGYHLTEDLVDHAIEFVNDLKAMRPETPFFMYFAPGAMHNPHQAPKEYIEKYRGRFDEGWDVIRERYFQKQTELGIIPDGTRLPPRNPGVQPWETLSQNEKNFVCRLQETWAGFLEHTDAQIGRLIEHLRAIDQLDNTLLILTADNGTSQNGGPYGVMNIGPSPLRNATNDGQTIGGKTGRALPEEDFDAIQEKLDDIGSPHSYTDIPWGWAQVGNTPLPWYKQDTHAGGVRVPMIIHYPLSIKDAGGVRGQFHFVSDLTPTILEVLNLQPRSCYRGYDQMPITGTSMAYTFDDRDCPTQKPVQYFEMMGNRALWLDGWMAVTRHDPDDDYNDDEWELYYLDEDFSQSNNLAKAEPDQLKKLIERWWVEAGRYGVLPLRSGLPPRPTTAEPDSLTYHFVPPMARIASKQSPALEQGNWSLTAEVEILPETEGVIYAQGKSLDGFSLFIQNGTLCFVYNALGQTISGRSTTTLPNGRITVGAAFETADDGTGTITLTGDGETIGSIQIPDATRRSKMRGVEVGRNRHSPIASVYRTPFEFTGVIHFVDIYVELR
- a CDS encoding arylsulfatase, with the translated sequence MEHDRHFNGIIGRTFEDSTASWITKPTELKQSPNIVMIVLDDVGYSQLGCYGSDIETPALDSLAEDGLRYANFHVTPLCSPTRTCLLTGRNHHSVGMGRVTEMNNGFPNTRGFISKEAANLAELLRPHGYQTLAAGKWHLNAIDDTSPAGSYDHWPLQRGFDRFYGFLAGETNQWHPELVMGNERIEQPPVEDYHLSEDIVDQSCKWLRQLVSADPDKPFFLYLAFAAGHSPHHVPREFADKYKGRFDDGWDVARDKTLTRQKASGLLPDDQRLTSRNAGVQVWDELSADEQRLASRFEEIFAGFMEHTDVQIARLLAQLDALGKRHDTIVIALSDNGAASLGGPHGSYHHLRSRIGDPPTVEENLAHIDDLGGPLSYPIYPSGWAMAGNTPFKRYKGNTYAGGVRAPLLIRWPAGIQAKGETRRQFYHVVDITPTLLDLLGLDLPNQVNGVEQIPLHGTSMAHTLNDNTADTQKKIQYFETTGQRAIWHEGWKAVTFHTRGTDFDTDEWELYHLDQDLAEIDNLADQHPEKLRELIDLWWREAEQYGVLPLDDIVGRNGVGWWPEPKDRWVLYQDAVLPHHFKSGPRVLGLSHRITARIERKSTDVEGTIVADGGRFGGWSLFIHDNRLHYTNNHSGDQKRISSSVTIPPGNVTLRLDVVKTGEDEGRARFFVNDQPAGEGLISPFRQYNFVNEPFEVGRDSQTSVDDHYNAPFVFSGQIFNVVIEAVGEEIVDQNTLLEELMSSQ